The Pseudomonas wenzhouensis genome has a segment encoding these proteins:
- the gorA gene encoding glutathione-disulfide reductase, translating into MSYDFDLFVIGAGSGGVRAARFAAGFGARVAVAESRYLGGTCVNVGCVPKKLLVYGAHFAEDFEQASGFGWSLGEANFDWATLIGNKNREIERLNGIYRNLLVNSGVSLFEGHARIVDAHTVEVNGQRHSTERILIATGGWPQIPYIPGRGHAISSNEAFFLEQLPKRVLVVGGGYIAVEFASIFHGLGAQTSLLYRGDLFLRGFDGAVREHLREELSKKGMDLQFNADISSLARQADGSLAATLKDGRVLEADCVFYATGRRPMLDNLGLENVEVKLDTRGYIEVDDLFQTATPSVLAIGDVIGRVQLTPVALAEGMAVARRLFKPEEYRPLDYRMIPTAVFSLPNIGTVGLSEEQAVEEGYQVKVFESRFRPMKLTLTENPERTLMKLVVDADSDRVLGCHMVGPEAGEIIQGLAVALKAGATKQIFDETIGVHPSAAEEFVTLRTPVKR; encoded by the coding sequence ATGAGTTACGACTTTGACCTGTTCGTTATCGGCGCCGGTTCCGGCGGCGTACGTGCGGCGCGCTTCGCCGCTGGTTTTGGCGCTCGCGTTGCAGTCGCCGAGAGCCGTTATCTTGGCGGCACCTGTGTCAACGTTGGCTGCGTGCCGAAAAAGCTGCTGGTGTACGGCGCGCATTTCGCCGAGGACTTCGAGCAGGCCTCGGGTTTCGGCTGGTCGCTGGGTGAAGCCAACTTCGACTGGGCGACGCTGATCGGCAACAAGAACCGCGAAATCGAACGGCTCAATGGCATCTACCGCAATCTGCTGGTCAACAGCGGCGTCAGCCTGTTCGAGGGGCATGCGCGCATCGTCGATGCCCATACCGTTGAGGTCAATGGTCAGCGTCACAGCACTGAACGCATTCTGATCGCCACCGGCGGCTGGCCGCAGATTCCCTATATTCCCGGGCGCGGGCATGCCATCAGCTCCAACGAGGCCTTCTTTCTCGAACAACTGCCCAAGCGGGTATTGGTCGTAGGTGGCGGCTATATCGCCGTCGAGTTCGCTTCGATTTTCCATGGCCTCGGTGCGCAGACGTCGCTGCTGTATCGCGGCGACCTGTTTCTGCGAGGCTTCGATGGTGCCGTGCGTGAGCACCTGCGCGAGGAGTTGAGCAAGAAGGGCATGGATCTGCAGTTCAACGCCGACATCTCCAGCCTCGCGCGCCAGGCCGATGGCAGCCTGGCCGCGACGCTCAAGGATGGTCGCGTGTTGGAGGCCGACTGTGTGTTCTACGCCACCGGGCGCCGGCCGATGCTGGACAACCTCGGCCTGGAGAACGTTGAGGTCAAACTGGACACGCGCGGCTATATCGAAGTCGATGACCTGTTCCAGACCGCCACGCCATCGGTTCTTGCCATTGGCGACGTGATCGGTCGCGTGCAACTGACGCCAGTCGCGCTGGCTGAAGGCATGGCCGTGGCACGCCGGCTGTTCAAACCCGAGGAATATCGGCCGCTGGACTACCGCATGATTCCCACCGCCGTGTTCAGCCTGCCGAATATCGGCACCGTTGGCCTCAGTGAAGAACAGGCCGTCGAGGAGGGCTACCAGGTCAAAGTCTTCGAGAGCCGCTTCCGTCCGATGAAGTTGACCCTGACCGAGAATCCTGAACGCACCCTGATGAAACTGGTGGTCGACGCCGACAGTGATCGCGTGCTTGGCTGCCATATGGTCGGCCCGGAAGCAGGGGAGATCATCCAGGGGCTGGCCGTGGCGCTGAAAGCGGGGGCAACCAAACAGATCTTCGATGAAACCATCGGCGTGCACCCAAGCGCCGCCGAGGAATTCGTCACCCTGCGCACGCCGGTCAAGCGCTGA
- a CDS encoding ABC transporter ATP-binding protein, with protein sequence MSALLKLQNIHKAFADVRVLENVSLSLAAGEVVSLLGPSGCGKSTLLRIAAGLDQDYQGGLELNPLLNFGRGSGIGVVFQEPRLMPWLSVAQNVGFADGWVADDAWIEQLLRDVGLHGRGDALPKHLSGGQAQRVAIARALYGKPQVLLLDEPFSAVDAFTRMKLQDLVVELAARYEIAVLLVTHDLDEAFYLSDRVLILGGTPSRLQRELAVPLARPRDRRSAELAYLRGEALTELYQSHML encoded by the coding sequence ATGAGTGCGCTGCTGAAACTGCAGAATATCCACAAGGCCTTCGCTGACGTGCGTGTGCTCGAAAACGTCAGCCTGAGCCTGGCTGCTGGCGAAGTGGTCAGCCTGCTCGGCCCTTCCGGCTGTGGCAAGAGCACCCTGCTGCGCATCGCCGCCGGGCTGGATCAGGATTACCAGGGCGGGCTGGAACTCAACCCGCTGCTCAACTTCGGACGTGGCAGCGGCATCGGCGTGGTGTTCCAGGAGCCGCGGTTGATGCCCTGGCTCAGCGTGGCGCAGAACGTCGGCTTCGCCGATGGCTGGGTGGCCGACGATGCGTGGATTGAGCAACTGCTGCGTGACGTCGGCCTGCACGGGCGTGGTGATGCATTGCCCAAGCATCTTTCCGGCGGCCAGGCCCAGCGCGTGGCCATTGCCCGCGCGCTGTATGGCAAACCGCAGGTGCTGCTGCTGGATGAGCCCTTCAGCGCGGTGGACGCCTTTACCCGCATGAAGCTGCAGGACTTGGTGGTGGAACTGGCCGCCCGCTACGAGATCGCCGTGCTGCTGGTCACCCATGACCTCGACGAAGCCTTCTACCTCAGCGACCGCGTACTGATCCTCGGCGGAACGCCCAGCCGCCTGCAACGCGAACTGGCCGTCCCTCTGGCCCGCCCGCGCGACCGCCGCTCGGCGGAGCTGGCCTACCTGCGTGGCGAGGCCCTGACCGAGCTTTACCAGTCGCACATGCTGTAA
- a CDS encoding VOC family protein: MIDRLDHLVLTVADIEATVAFYQRVLGMRHEHFGAGRSALLFGQQKFNLHQAGREFEPKARKPTPGAIDLCLITRWTLARVLAHLAEQGVTVEEGPVARTGATGPIESVYFRDPDGNLIEVSRYPANEQC, from the coding sequence ATGATCGACAGACTGGATCATCTGGTTCTGACCGTGGCGGACATCGAGGCCACTGTCGCGTTCTATCAGCGCGTACTGGGCATGCGTCACGAGCACTTTGGCGCCGGCCGCAGTGCTCTGCTTTTCGGCCAGCAGAAATTCAATCTGCACCAGGCCGGTCGCGAGTTCGAGCCCAAAGCGCGCAAGCCGACGCCAGGCGCCATCGACCTATGCCTGATCACGCGCTGGACGCTGGCGCGGGTTCTGGCCCATCTGGCCGAGCAGGGCGTAACAGTGGAAGAGGGGCCGGTAGCCCGTACCGGCGCCACAGGGCCAATCGAGTCCGTGTATTTTCGCGACCCGGACGGCAACCTGATCGAGGTAAGCCGTTATCCAGCGAACGAGCAGTGCTGA
- a CDS encoding chemotaxis protein CheV — protein sequence MGLVTGDALSLLLFRLHSGRLLGINLLKVNEIIPCPALTKLPSRHPNVRGIATLRGSALTVIDLARAIGERGAADEDDGCLIVTEVSRSRQGLHVKSVERIVQCSTRDVRPPPAGAGNRAFITGVTQIGGAIVQVLDIEKVLHDIAPPLEEGAIGQLLDSQDSRLLQGRRVLLVDDSQVALQQTLNVLRQLGLDCTAVRSAQAALQQLREYHQAGMPFELLVSDIEMPELDGYSLVQEIRRSADIADTYVLLHTSLDSTMNTEKARTVGANAVLTKFSSVDLSQALVDAFRKMSTLQ from the coding sequence ATGGGGTTGGTTACCGGCGATGCGCTGTCGCTGTTGTTGTTTCGTCTTCATAGCGGGCGCTTGTTGGGCATCAACCTGCTCAAGGTCAACGAGATCATTCCCTGTCCCGCCCTGACCAAACTGCCCAGTCGTCATCCCAATGTGCGCGGTATTGCCACGTTGCGCGGCTCTGCATTGACGGTAATCGACCTGGCCCGGGCCATTGGTGAGCGCGGCGCTGCCGATGAAGACGATGGCTGTCTGATCGTCACTGAGGTGAGTCGCTCGCGCCAGGGACTGCACGTGAAAAGTGTCGAGCGCATCGTGCAGTGCTCAACCCGTGATGTGCGTCCGCCACCCGCTGGTGCCGGCAATCGTGCCTTCATCACCGGCGTCACGCAGATCGGTGGTGCCATTGTGCAGGTTCTCGACATCGAGAAGGTGTTGCACGATATCGCGCCGCCACTGGAAGAGGGGGCGATAGGGCAACTGCTCGACAGCCAGGACAGCCGCCTGCTGCAGGGGCGTCGTGTGTTGTTGGTCGATGACTCGCAAGTGGCCCTGCAGCAGACGCTCAACGTACTGCGTCAACTGGGTCTCGATTGCACGGCAGTACGCAGCGCCCAAGCCGCATTGCAGCAACTGCGCGAGTATCACCAGGCCGGCATGCCATTCGAATTACTGGTATCGGACATCGAAATGCCCGAGCTCGACGGATACAGCCTTGTCCAGGAAATCCGCCGCAGCGCAGACATTGCCGATACCTACGTGCTGTTGCATACCTCGCTGGACAGCACCATGAATACCGAGAAAGCACGCACAGTGGGTGCCAATGCGGTGCTCACCAAATTCTCCTCGGTGGATCTCAGCCAGGCACTGGTCGATGCCTTCAGGAAAATGAGCACACTGCAGTAG
- a CDS encoding ABC transporter permease: MGALNLVIGRWAERLPGWRPALTDLRGWVVPLLLLALLETLVRSGILPAHQMPAPSQVAQTLYLLAQSGELWRHLNASLLRVGAGFAIGATLAIVIGTWVGLSRRAEAYLEPTFQALRAIPSLAWVPLLLLWLGIDETPKIVLIALGAFFPVYLALLAGIRNIDRKLVEVGRLYGLSSLALVRRILLPAALPSLFTGLRGSLSLSWMFLVAAELIAATRGLGYLLSDGRETSRPDLVIAAILLLALLGKLSDSLLKAWEIRALRWRDSFQGGEGGA; the protein is encoded by the coding sequence ATGGGCGCGCTCAACCTCGTCATCGGTCGCTGGGCCGAACGGCTCCCCGGCTGGCGGCCGGCACTGACCGACCTGCGCGGTTGGGTGGTGCCCCTGCTGCTGCTGGCCCTGCTGGAAACCCTGGTGCGCAGCGGCATATTGCCCGCGCACCAGATGCCCGCGCCGAGCCAGGTGGCGCAAACCCTGTACCTGTTGGCGCAGAGCGGCGAGCTGTGGCGGCATCTGAACGCCAGCCTGTTGCGCGTCGGCGCCGGCTTTGCCATCGGCGCTACGCTGGCCATCGTCATCGGCACCTGGGTGGGCCTCAGCCGCCGCGCCGAAGCCTATCTGGAACCGACCTTCCAGGCGCTGCGGGCGATTCCCAGCCTGGCCTGGGTGCCTTTGTTGCTGCTCTGGTTGGGCATCGACGAAACGCCGAAGATCGTGCTGATCGCCCTTGGCGCCTTCTTCCCGGTGTACCTGGCACTGCTCGCCGGCATCCGCAACATCGACCGCAAACTGGTGGAAGTGGGCCGGCTCTACGGCCTTTCGTCTCTGGCGCTGGTGCGCCGTATTCTTTTGCCCGCTGCGCTGCCGAGCCTGTTCACCGGCCTGCGCGGCTCGCTCAGCCTGAGCTGGATGTTCCTCGTCGCCGCCGAACTGATCGCCGCCACCCGTGGCCTTGGCTACCTGCTCAGCGATGGCCGGGAAACCTCACGGCCGGATCTGGTGATCGCCGCCATCCTGCTGCTGGCGCTGCTCGGCAAACTCAGCGACAGCCTGCTCAAGGCCTGGGAAATCCGCGCGCTGCGCTGGCGCGACAGCTTTCAGGGTGGGGAGGGCGGAGCATGA
- a CDS encoding aliphatic sulfonate ABC transporter substrate-binding protein — translation MKKNTLRVGLAALFAAWLPTAVHAAPPKEVRLDYAYYVPTSLVLKQQGLLEKVLAPQGIAVKWVFSQGSNRSLEYLNSGSTDFASTAGLAAVLSRANGAPINTVYVASRPEWTALVVPKDSPIQSLADLKGKKVAATKGTDPFLFLLQSLQKAGLDKNDVEIVHLQHPDGRVALERGDVQAWAGLDPLMASSELQAGSRLLYRNRDFNSYSVLSVTEKLAKEQPELIKQVIAAYEQARQWAIANPDALAQLLASEAKLPLEVAKLQLSRTDFSNPQPGAEHIKALKAAAPILLDEQLVRPGTDVAQVVDQLIQPQLAAQVIGRNVVKAGN, via the coding sequence ATGAAAAAGAACACCTTGCGTGTTGGCCTGGCGGCGCTGTTCGCTGCCTGGTTACCGACTGCCGTACATGCTGCACCACCAAAGGAAGTCCGCCTGGACTACGCCTACTACGTCCCCACCAGCCTGGTGCTCAAGCAGCAGGGCCTGCTGGAAAAAGTCCTCGCGCCGCAGGGCATCGCCGTCAAATGGGTGTTCAGCCAGGGCAGCAACCGCTCGCTGGAATACCTCAACAGCGGCAGCACCGATTTCGCCTCCACCGCCGGCCTGGCGGCCGTGCTCAGCCGCGCCAACGGTGCACCGATCAACACCGTCTACGTCGCCAGCCGCCCGGAATGGACAGCGCTGGTGGTGCCCAAGGACTCGCCCATCCAGTCGCTGGCCGACCTCAAGGGCAAGAAGGTCGCCGCCACCAAGGGCACCGATCCCTTCCTGTTCCTCCTGCAAAGCCTGCAGAAGGCCGGGCTGGACAAGAACGACGTGGAAATCGTCCACCTGCAACACCCCGACGGTCGCGTCGCCCTGGAGCGCGGCGACGTGCAGGCCTGGGCCGGGCTCGACCCGCTGATGGCTTCCAGCGAACTGCAGGCCGGTTCGCGCCTGCTGTACCGCAACCGCGACTTCAACAGCTACAGCGTGCTCAGCGTCACCGAAAAGCTCGCCAAGGAGCAGCCCGAGCTGATCAAGCAGGTGATCGCCGCTTATGAGCAGGCGCGCCAGTGGGCCATCGCCAACCCCGATGCCCTGGCCCAGTTGCTCGCCAGTGAGGCCAAGCTGCCGCTGGAAGTGGCCAAACTGCAACTGTCGCGCACCGACTTCAGCAACCCGCAGCCGGGCGCCGAACACATCAAGGCGCTGAAAGCCGCCGCACCGATCCTGCTCGACGAGCAACTGGTGCGTCCGGGCACCGACGTGGCCCAGGTGGTCGACCAACTGATCCAGCCGCAACTGGCCGCTCAGGTGATCGGCCGCAACGTCGTCAAGGCGGGGAACTGA
- a CDS encoding bifunctional GNAT family N-acetyltransferase/nucleoside diphosphate kinase regulator, which yields MAIAMKGFHPLHTSTVKMNKPFISLCPEITRAHALTLMSWLEDERVTRYLSDSRDVSRSIEHAIDRTQLPILTHLFNRGGRFFMAYDRHDAPVGFVRLIKTGAMCEIVLAIGDSEKWGRNLGAGTIREGMKMAFLDMRAEKLMAKIHPDNTRSLKAFLRSGFTLESETPTLKSFSMTAGRYLQFLREDAVGDSGGIYITEVDKARLECLIALEQGQAVIELEHELERAIVVKPDQVARNVVTMNSRALLQLDDEEIEVAVVYPEDADSHAGKYSVCSDIGAAILGYQEGDAIDWRIADRTRRIEIRKVLYQPEAAGDYHL from the coding sequence ATGGCCATTGCCATGAAGGGCTTTCATCCTTTACACACAAGTACGGTGAAGATGAACAAGCCTTTCATTTCCCTGTGCCCTGAAATTACCCGGGCACACGCACTGACACTGATGAGTTGGTTGGAAGATGAGCGTGTCACGCGCTATCTGAGTGATTCGCGTGATGTTTCCCGCTCCATCGAGCATGCCATCGACCGCACCCAATTACCGATCCTGACCCATCTGTTCAATCGGGGCGGCCGATTCTTCATGGCCTATGACCGGCATGACGCTCCTGTGGGCTTCGTTCGCCTGATCAAGACGGGTGCAATGTGCGAAATAGTCCTGGCCATCGGAGACAGCGAAAAATGGGGGCGCAACCTTGGCGCGGGCACAATCCGCGAGGGCATGAAAATGGCCTTTCTCGATATGCGGGCCGAGAAGCTCATGGCCAAGATTCACCCGGACAACACGCGCTCGCTGAAGGCTTTCCTGCGCAGTGGTTTCACGCTTGAGAGTGAAACGCCGACATTGAAATCATTTTCCATGACGGCGGGGCGCTATCTGCAGTTTTTGCGCGAGGATGCCGTTGGCGACTCTGGCGGCATCTACATCACTGAAGTCGACAAAGCTCGCCTGGAGTGCCTCATCGCGCTCGAACAGGGCCAGGCCGTTATTGAGCTGGAACATGAGCTGGAACGAGCCATTGTCGTCAAGCCAGATCAGGTGGCACGCAATGTCGTCACCATGAATTCCAGGGCCTTACTGCAGCTGGACGATGAAGAAATCGAAGTGGCCGTGGTCTATCCCGAAGATGCTGACAGCCATGCAGGCAAGTATTCCGTGTGCTCAGACATCGGCGCGGCCATTCTCGGCTATCAGGAGGGAGACGCCATCGACTGGCGAATCGCAGATCGAACCCGCCGCATTGAAATCCGCAAGGTGCTCTACCAGCCGGAGGCTGCAGGGGATTATCACCTGTAG
- a CDS encoding trimeric intracellular cation channel family protein, protein METLFYFADLFGVAVFAITGALMAGRKSMDLFGVLVMAIVTALGGGTLRDLILDNHPVSWIRDDTYILVASLAALGTVAWVRMTRPIHEKGLLIADAFGLAVFTVYGTELALQHGTPISTAVIMGVMTGVVGGVIRDVLCNEIPLIFQKEIYATACIAGALTFIGLRALGTPHWLDTAAAMFVVLAARLAAIHWHLGLPRFHLLDRH, encoded by the coding sequence ATGGAAACGCTTTTCTATTTTGCCGATCTGTTCGGCGTTGCCGTATTTGCCATCACTGGCGCGCTGATGGCCGGGCGCAAATCCATGGATCTGTTCGGTGTGCTGGTCATGGCCATCGTGACCGCACTGGGCGGCGGTACGCTGCGCGACCTGATCCTGGACAACCACCCGGTCAGCTGGATTCGTGACGACACCTATATCCTCGTTGCCTCATTGGCCGCGCTGGGTACCGTAGCCTGGGTACGCATGACCCGACCGATTCACGAAAAAGGCCTGCTGATCGCCGATGCCTTCGGCCTGGCCGTATTCACCGTGTACGGCACCGAACTGGCGCTGCAGCACGGTACACCGATCAGCACGGCGGTGATCATGGGGGTGATGACCGGCGTGGTCGGCGGGGTGATTCGCGATGTGCTGTGTAACGAGATCCCGCTGATCTTCCAGAAGGAAATCTACGCCACGGCCTGCATCGCCGGCGCGCTGACCTTCATCGGCCTGCGCGCCCTGGGCACGCCGCATTGGCTGGATACTGCAGCGGCGATGTTCGTGGTGCTGGCCGCCCGGCTGGCGGCGATCCACTGGCACCTTGGTTTGCCGCGCTTTCATCTACTCGACAGGCACTGA
- a CDS encoding UDP-glucose dehydrogenase family protein: MQICVIGAGYVGLVTATCFAEMGNQVVCVERDPQRVAMLARGEVPIYEPGLEAMLRAQLAGGQLSFTAQLQAGVRRADVIFIAVGTPSGEDGSADLSHVLAVADELGERLDHACLVVDKSTVPVGTAERVAQRINAGMARREKTARVLVASNPEFLKEGSAVEDFMRPDRVIVGCDDERGRELLRRLYAPFLRNHDRLLCMGVRAAEFSKYAANAFLATKISFINEMAGICARLGVDIEEVRRGIGSDRRIGTHFIYAGCGYGGSCFPKDVKALIRTAEYEGIEPGILRAVEARNALQKTLLFQALREHFNGHLQGRVVALWGLAFKPGTDDLREAPSLVLLDALLTAGAKVQACDPAATAAVAARYAVAVEAGQLVLSESPYAVIQGADALVLVTEWKQFRQPDFPRIRGVMRMPVLFDGRNIYDAEQLAQLGFLYRGIGRPASGSCKASAA; this comes from the coding sequence ATGCAGATTTGCGTGATAGGAGCGGGTTACGTGGGGCTGGTGACGGCCACCTGTTTTGCCGAGATGGGCAATCAGGTGGTGTGCGTCGAGCGCGATCCGCAGCGCGTGGCGATGCTTGCGCGGGGTGAAGTACCGATTTATGAGCCTGGCCTGGAGGCGATGCTCAGGGCGCAACTGGCAGGCGGCCAGCTCAGCTTTACCGCGCAGTTGCAGGCGGGTGTCCGCCGCGCCGACGTCATCTTCATTGCCGTGGGTACACCCAGTGGCGAAGACGGCTCGGCCGATTTGAGCCATGTTCTGGCGGTGGCCGACGAGCTGGGTGAACGGCTCGATCATGCGTGCCTGGTCGTCGACAAATCCACCGTACCGGTGGGCACTGCAGAGCGTGTGGCGCAGCGCATCAATGCCGGCATGGCTCGCCGCGAGAAAACCGCACGGGTGCTGGTGGCGAGCAACCCGGAATTTCTCAAGGAAGGCTCGGCGGTCGAGGACTTCATGCGCCCTGATCGGGTCATCGTCGGCTGTGACGATGAGCGCGGCCGTGAGCTGCTGCGCAGGCTGTATGCGCCGTTTCTACGCAATCATGATCGTCTGCTGTGCATGGGCGTGCGCGCTGCCGAGTTCAGCAAGTACGCGGCCAACGCCTTCCTGGCGACCAAGATTTCCTTCATCAATGAAATGGCCGGCATTTGCGCGCGTCTCGGGGTGGACATCGAGGAGGTACGCCGGGGCATCGGCAGCGACCGACGTATCGGCACGCACTTCATCTATGCCGGTTGCGGTTACGGCGGCTCGTGCTTTCCCAAGGACGTGAAAGCGCTGATCCGCACGGCCGAATACGAAGGCATCGAACCGGGTATCCTGCGTGCGGTCGAAGCCCGCAACGCGCTGCAGAAGACGCTGCTGTTTCAGGCCTTGCGCGAGCATTTCAATGGTCATTTGCAGGGCAGGGTGGTTGCGCTCTGGGGGCTGGCCTTCAAACCCGGTACCGATGACCTGCGCGAAGCGCCCAGCCTGGTGCTGCTCGATGCGCTGCTGACCGCCGGTGCCAAGGTACAGGCCTGTGACCCGGCGGCCACGGCAGCGGTCGCTGCACGGTATGCCGTCGCAGTCGAGGCGGGGCAACTGGTGCTGAGTGAGTCACCCTATGCCGTTATCCAGGGCGCCGATGCCCTGGTACTGGTGACGGAGTGGAAACAGTTTCGCCAGCCGGACTTTCCGCGTATTCGTGGCGTGATGCGCATGCCGGTGCTGTTTGACGGGCGCAATATTTACGATGCCGAGCAACTGGCGCAGCTGGGTTTTCTGTATCGCGGCATCGGCCGCCCTGCAAGCGGCAGTTGTAAGGCCAGCGCGGCTTGA
- a CDS encoding VOC family protein — translation MRPTLTHLALHVPDLDACIAFYERFCGMQVIHERPGKGTRIVWMAEPGKEHLFIFVIMPGGQERNLAANDYSHFGFALGSRAEVDRIAAMADVDSCLIWPPRDEPYPVGYYCGLRDPAGNYVEFSYGQPLGPGSEEMPIP, via the coding sequence ATGCGCCCTACCCTGACCCACCTTGCCCTGCACGTCCCCGATCTGGATGCCTGCATCGCTTTCTATGAGCGTTTCTGTGGCATGCAGGTGATCCACGAACGCCCTGGCAAGGGCACGCGTATCGTCTGGATGGCCGAGCCTGGCAAGGAGCACCTGTTCATTTTCGTGATCATGCCGGGTGGGCAAGAGCGCAATTTGGCTGCCAACGACTACAGCCACTTCGGCTTTGCTCTGGGCAGCCGCGCAGAGGTCGACCGCATTGCCGCCATGGCAGACGTCGACAGCTGCCTGATCTGGCCGCCCCGCGACGAACCCTACCCGGTTGGCTATTACTGCGGCCTGCGCGACCCGGCCGGCAATTACGTCGAATTCAGCTACGGCCAGCCGCTCGGGCCTGGTTCCGAGGAAATGCCCATCCCCTGA
- a CDS encoding zinc-dependent alcohol dehydrogenase family protein, whose product MSRMIRFHKFGDADVLQLEEVPTPVPGPGEVLVRVQAVGLGWKDVLWRQNLAAEQARLPAGTGFELAGKVAALGEGVSDFAVGNVVAGFPASTPNRYPAWGDLVLMPRHALTPYPNVLNPVEASVHYTCLLFGYLALIELAQLKPGEHVLITEASRCMAPQTVQLAKALGARVIASTSASDDREFLHGLGADKVIATEEQDLVLEVERYTEGKGVEVILDQCAGPQMKLLGDVAAPRGKLILYGINGGNDATFPACAAFKKHLHFFRHCVLDFTGCPELGIEPNHEAVQRALVHINQMTADRLLTPVIDKVFDFEDFIAAHRYMETCPSRGRVALKLSAD is encoded by the coding sequence GATGCCGACGTGCTCCAGCTCGAAGAGGTTCCGACGCCTGTGCCCGGGCCTGGTGAAGTGCTGGTGCGCGTTCAGGCCGTTGGGCTGGGCTGGAAAGACGTCCTGTGGCGGCAAAACCTGGCGGCCGAGCAGGCCAGGCTTCCGGCCGGTACCGGTTTCGAACTGGCCGGTAAGGTTGCGGCGCTGGGCGAGGGTGTGAGCGACTTTGCAGTGGGCAATGTTGTTGCCGGTTTCCCGGCCAGTACGCCTAACCGTTACCCGGCCTGGGGTGATCTGGTGCTGATGCCCAGGCATGCGCTGACCCCATATCCCAACGTGCTCAACCCGGTCGAGGCCAGTGTTCACTACACCTGCCTGCTGTTTGGTTACCTCGCGCTGATCGAACTGGCGCAACTGAAGCCGGGCGAGCATGTGCTCATCACCGAAGCCAGCCGCTGCATGGCACCCCAGACCGTGCAACTGGCCAAGGCTCTGGGTGCCAGGGTCATTGCGTCCACAAGCGCTTCGGATGATCGCGAGTTCCTGCATGGGCTGGGGGCCGACAAGGTGATCGCAACCGAGGAGCAGGATCTGGTGCTGGAGGTTGAACGCTATACGGAAGGCAAGGGGGTCGAGGTGATTCTCGACCAGTGCGCAGGGCCGCAGATGAAACTACTGGGTGATGTCGCCGCGCCACGCGGCAAGTTGATCCTGTATGGCATCAATGGCGGCAATGATGCGACCTTCCCAGCCTGCGCGGCATTCAAGAAGCACCTGCATTTCTTCCGGCATTGTGTGCTGGACTTCACCGGCTGCCCTGAACTGGGCATCGAGCCAAACCATGAAGCCGTGCAGCGCGCACTGGTGCATATCAACCAAATGACCGCCGACCGCTTGCTGACGCCGGTCATCGACAAAGTCTTCGACTTCGAGGACTTCATCGCCGCCCATCGCTACATGGAAACATGCCCCAGCCGTGGACGTGTGGCCCTGAAACTGAGTGCGGATTAA
- the galU gene encoding UTP--glucose-1-phosphate uridylyltransferase GalU: MIKKCLFPAAGYGTRFLPATKAMPKEMLPVVNKPLIQYGVEEALEAGLNQISIVTGRGKRALEDHFDVSYELEHQIQGTDKEKYLVGIRRLIDECSFSYTRQVEMKGLGHAILCGQPLIGDEPFAVVLADDLCLNLEGDSVLAQMVKLYNQFRCSIVAIQEVPKDETSKYGVIAGEMIREDIYRVSNMVEKPKPEDAPSNLAIIGRYILTPDIFDLIRSTPPGKGGEIQITDALMRQAQQGCVMAYKFKGQRFDCGSAEGYIDATNFCFENLYKTGKAF, from the coding sequence ATGATCAAGAAATGCCTGTTCCCCGCGGCCGGTTATGGCACGCGCTTCCTGCCTGCGACCAAGGCAATGCCCAAGGAAATGTTGCCGGTGGTGAACAAGCCACTGATCCAGTACGGTGTTGAGGAGGCTCTGGAGGCGGGCCTCAACCAGATTTCCATCGTCACCGGGCGCGGCAAGCGTGCGCTGGAAGACCATTTCGATGTGAGCTACGAGCTCGAGCACCAGATTCAGGGCACCGACAAGGAAAAATACCTGGTTGGTATCCGCCGCCTGATCGATGAGTGCAGCTTCTCCTACACCCGTCAGGTCGAGATGAAAGGCCTGGGGCACGCCATCCTCTGCGGCCAGCCGCTGATCGGTGACGAGCCATTTGCGGTGGTTCTCGCTGACGACCTGTGCCTGAATCTGGAGGGCGACAGCGTCCTGGCGCAGATGGTCAAACTGTACAACCAGTTCCGCTGCTCCATCGTCGCGATTCAGGAAGTGCCGAAGGACGAAACCTCCAAGTACGGCGTGATCGCGGGCGAGATGATCCGCGAGGACATCTACCGCGTCAGCAACATGGTGGAGAAGCCCAAGCCGGAAGATGCGCCGTCGAACCTGGCGATCATCGGCCGCTACATCCTCACCCCGGATATCTTCGACCTGATTCGCAGCACACCGCCGGGCAAGGGTGGCGAAATCCAGATCACCGACGCGCTGATGCGCCAGGCCCAGCAGGGCTGCGTTATGGCGTACAAGTTCAAGGGCCAGCGTTTCGACTGCGGCAGCGCCGAGGGTTACATCGACGCGACCAACTTCTGCTTCGAGAACCTGTACAAGACCGGCAAGGCGTTCTGA